The Paraphotobacterium marinum genome contains a region encoding:
- a CDS encoding UPF0149 family protein yields MLSCDIGNYDSVQSKLKLCGFPITFCELEGFVSGIMCKDQSLALNVYMDYVQEYLLNDISFDNKQEDFLKSILNQILKSFRNKTTFFEPTFPSDISQKKRAIVDWINSFLSGFGVVPSTIDFSKATNDLLKDLYEISQLDVNEKIDSTEEISLMREVVEHIKVIISYLQLEFNNDAKQ; encoded by the coding sequence ATGCTATCTTGTGATATTGGCAATTATGACTCAGTTCAATCTAAGTTGAAACTTTGTGGTTTTCCTATAACTTTCTGTGAATTAGAGGGCTTTGTCTCAGGGATTATGTGTAAAGATCAAAGTCTTGCTTTGAATGTTTATATGGATTATGTTCAAGAATATTTATTAAACGATATTTCTTTTGATAACAAGCAAGAAGATTTTTTAAAATCCATCTTAAATCAAATACTGAAATCTTTTCGTAATAAAACGACATTTTTTGAACCAACTTTCCCTAGTGATATCAGCCAAAAAAAAAGGGCTATTGTAGATTGGATAAACTCATTTTTATCTGGTTTTGGTGTCGTTCCTAGTACAATTGATTTTTCTAAGGCAACAAATGATCTTTTAAAAGATTTATATGAAATTAGTCAGCTAGATGTTAATGAAAAAATTGATAGTACTGAAGAAATAAGTTTAATGAGGGAGGTGGTTGAACATATCAAAGTAATTATTTCTTATTTACAATTAGAGTTTAATAATGATGCAAAGCAATAA
- a CDS encoding cell division protein ZapA, with the protein MKNNPTTINILGNKLTLNCPEGEEELLMSSVETLEQKIELIFNNSNIKNKEQALIFVCLNLCREQLKLERQYSQNERNIEEKIKNLNLFLENALQ; encoded by the coding sequence ATGAAAAATAATCCCACGACAATTAATATATTGGGCAATAAATTAACTTTAAATTGTCCTGAGGGTGAAGAAGAGCTTCTTATGAGCTCAGTCGAAACATTAGAGCAAAAAATTGAATTGATTTTTAACAATTCAAATATTAAAAATAAAGAACAAGCTTTAATATTTGTTTGCTTAAATCTCTGTCGAGAACAACTAAAACTAGAGAGACAATACTCTCAGAATGAAAGAAATATCGAAGAAAAAATCAAAAATTTAAATCTTTTTTTAGAAAATGCATTGCAATAA
- a CDS encoding 5-formyltetrahydrofolate cyclo-ligase: MQNIKDTIRNNSKYLRKSLPDNTKKLFDNIIFERFKYNFNISQNEIYAAYISTSVEVDTSKIIKFLINNSACVCLPIIHPFSSNQLIFQQIDKNTKYSKNNYGIKEPTLKKSKIITSSNIQKIIVPLVGYNSEGRRLGMGGGYYDRLYSQLSTECVTIGLAYDLQYNFNFKHDKWDMPFDYVLTPSKTLNWKNHDITSK; encoded by the coding sequence ATGCAAAATATTAAAGATACTATTAGAAACAATTCAAAATATCTAAGAAAATCTTTACCTGATAATACTAAAAAATTATTCGATAATATAATTTTTGAACGATTTAAATATAATTTTAATATTTCTCAAAACGAAATTTATGCAGCATACATAAGTACTAGTGTTGAAGTGGATACATCTAAAATTATAAAGTTTCTAATTAATAACTCTGCCTGTGTTTGCTTACCGATTATCCATCCATTTTCATCTAATCAATTAATTTTTCAACAAATTGACAAAAATACTAAATATTCTAAGAATAATTATGGAATCAAAGAACCTACTTTAAAAAAAAGTAAAATTATTACAAGTTCGAATATTCAAAAAATTATTGTTCCTCTAGTAGGTTATAATTCAGAAGGCAGAAGGTTAGGGATGGGTGGTGGATATTATGATCGACTGTATTCACAACTTTCAACTGAATGTGTCACTATTGGATTAGCATACGATCTACAGTACAATTTTAATTTCAAGCATGACAAGTGGGATATGCCATTTGATTATGTCCTAACACCATCAAAAACACTTAATTGGAAAAATCATGACATTACATCAAAATGA